The Pelosinus sp. IPA-1 genome contains a region encoding:
- a CDS encoding PTS transporter subunit IIC codes for MDIFAAFKGIIQAGPTVLLPVVIFIFAIAFRLEIGKAIQSALTVGAAFAGLKLVVEFLAKSLGPATKEMVTHLGVHLNVIDMGFGTVAAIGWSSPIVPFMVFAIMGVNIVLLVLNKTNTLSVDIWNYHHALTIGSLVYLETNNVAVSVAAAACTGLFVYKMADWAAPLVSNYYKIPGVTIPAIHALMNLPIAAPINVLFDKIPGFNKIDFNMETLRKYFGVFGQPLVIGLILGTSIGLLAGYAPYKAFGLGINMAAAMMLLPKMTHMFVDGLKPISEQARKITDNKFKGRRILIGLDPSVLLGDAAVITTALLMVPILIGLAVIIPGNKLLPFADLAALPYKVAMVVALTNGNIFRSIILCTIAFIPYFFFGTWTAPMITAAATSVGLSESIPAGMMISSFTGTTMPISFMLYKVFTGNVMVTVPILLAVFLAIWIFMEKKIMPKVEVKDNISG; via the coding sequence ATGGATATTTTTGCTGCTTTTAAGGGTATTATTCAAGCGGGACCGACGGTGTTACTTCCAGTTGTTATTTTTATATTTGCAATTGCCTTTCGATTAGAGATAGGAAAAGCTATACAAAGTGCACTGACAGTTGGAGCTGCATTTGCAGGGTTGAAGTTAGTCGTTGAGTTCCTGGCAAAAAGCCTAGGGCCGGCAACCAAAGAGATGGTTACACATTTAGGAGTTCACTTAAATGTCATTGATATGGGGTTTGGCACGGTAGCAGCAATTGGCTGGAGCTCTCCCATTGTTCCCTTTATGGTTTTTGCAATTATGGGGGTCAATATCGTGTTATTAGTGCTAAATAAGACGAATACACTAAGCGTCGATATTTGGAATTATCATCATGCTCTCACCATTGGCAGTCTGGTTTATCTTGAAACTAACAACGTTGCGGTTTCTGTCGCGGCAGCTGCCTGCACAGGATTGTTTGTGTACAAAATGGCTGACTGGGCTGCACCACTGGTAAGTAATTACTATAAAATACCGGGTGTCACAATACCCGCTATCCATGCGTTGATGAACTTGCCGATTGCTGCTCCTATCAACGTATTATTTGATAAGATACCGGGGTTTAACAAGATCGACTTTAACATGGAAACTCTCCGCAAATACTTCGGCGTTTTTGGGCAGCCACTTGTGATTGGTTTAATTCTTGGAACTAGTATTGGACTTTTAGCTGGCTATGCTCCTTATAAGGCTTTTGGACTTGGCATAAACATGGCAGCAGCTATGATGTTACTGCCCAAAATGACGCATATGTTCGTCGACGGTTTAAAACCTATTTCGGAGCAAGCCAGAAAGATTACCGATAATAAATTTAAGGGAAGAAGGATACTGATTGGTTTAGATCCCTCTGTTCTATTGGGAGATGCCGCCGTAATTACTACAGCGTTATTGATGGTGCCTATACTCATCGGACTCGCTGTAATCATTCCCGGAAATAAGTTGTTACCCTTTGCGGACTTGGCTGCATTGCCGTATAAGGTGGCAATGGTTGTTGCCTTGACAAACGGGAACATATTCCGAAGTATCATTTTATGTACAATTGCTTTTATTCCGTATTTTTTCTTTGGAACGTGGACGGCTCCAATGATTACTGCAGCGGCAACATCTGTGGGTTTAAGTGAAAGCATTCCGGCTGGGATGATGATTAGTTCTTTCACAGGTACTACTATGCCAATAAGCTTTATGCTGTATAAAGTGTTCACAGGTAATGTAATGGTAACCGTGCCAATATTGTTAGCAGTCTTTTTAGCTATATGGATCTTTATGGAGAAAAAAATTATGCCGAAAGTAGAAGTGAAAGATAATATCTCAGGTTAA